In [Chlorobium] sp. 445, the following are encoded in one genomic region:
- a CDS encoding alkaline phosphatase, which yields MIASIRLSLLLLCLVPISVSAQIKRVNSPSPKLVVAIVIDQLRYDYLERFDAHYVAATKTSGGFKRLIEQGALLTNAHYSYMNTYTAPGHCTIFTGVVPAKSGIVGNEWIDRNTGRVVYCVDDTTVFSVGIEAQSRAGRMSPRNAFVEMVTDKFKAASPKSKVIGIALKDRGAILPAGKNADGAFWFDAASGNWISSSYYFPNGKLPKWLQAFNERKLPESYLGKTWDRLLPANTYTMPDTVEGESNLLGESLPVFPHRIVDISTLNDPRVRRLKRFEGIAPTPFGNELTIEVAKAAIEGEALGQRGVTDILTISFSSPDYCGHAFGPDSQEQMDMIVRLDRQLDEFFQYLDKKIGFENCLIALSADHGVSPLPELMQPDGRRGERLYKANVLDSLRKMVEVRYPSVIENIENDEVVLNHALMQERGYVVSEVERFVGECARSLRGVIGYITRTELEKGSLDPTGRMAKNSFHPTRSGDVKLLLKPYSFLPLPKPVQHMAQPTITTQKSPYSFVAKACVKVSLQALRL from the coding sequence ATGATAGCATCCATTCGTTTGTCGCTCCTGCTTCTCTGTTTAGTGCCAATCAGTGTATCTGCACAAATCAAACGAGTCAATTCACCTTCGCCTAAACTTGTTGTAGCAATTGTCATAGACCAGCTGCGCTACGATTATCTCGAGCGCTTTGATGCCCACTATGTTGCCGCTACAAAAACTTCAGGGGGCTTCAAGCGATTGATAGAGCAAGGAGCGCTGCTGACAAATGCGCACTACAGCTACATGAATACTTACACAGCGCCTGGGCACTGCACAATTTTTACGGGCGTTGTGCCTGCAAAAAGCGGCATTGTTGGCAATGAATGGATTGATCGAAATACAGGGCGCGTGGTCTATTGCGTTGATGATACAACAGTATTTTCTGTAGGTATTGAGGCGCAAAGCCGTGCAGGACGTATGTCGCCGCGCAATGCATTTGTGGAAATGGTTACAGATAAATTCAAAGCAGCATCGCCAAAGAGCAAGGTCATCGGCATTGCTCTTAAAGACCGCGGCGCAATTCTTCCAGCAGGTAAAAATGCAGATGGTGCCTTTTGGTTTGATGCTGCCAGTGGCAACTGGATTTCAAGTTCATACTATTTTCCAAATGGCAAATTGCCCAAATGGCTACAAGCGTTCAACGAAAGGAAATTACCTGAAAGCTACCTTGGTAAAACTTGGGACCGGCTTTTACCGGCTAATACTTACACAATGCCCGATACTGTAGAAGGCGAAAGTAATTTGTTAGGCGAAAGTCTCCCCGTTTTTCCACACCGCATTGTGGATATTTCTACCTTAAACGACCCACGCGTGCGCCGCTTGAAACGCTTTGAGGGGATCGCACCAACGCCTTTTGGCAACGAGCTCACCATAGAAGTTGCCAAAGCCGCTATCGAAGGTGAAGCCTTGGGTCAGCGTGGCGTTACAGATATCCTTACGATTTCCTTTTCTTCACCAGATTACTGTGGTCATGCGTTCGGTCCAGATAGTCAAGAGCAGATGGATATGATTGTGCGCCTTGATCGTCAACTTGATGAGTTCTTTCAATACTTGGATAAAAAAATCGGCTTTGAAAACTGTCTGATTGCGCTTTCAGCTGACCATGGTGTCTCTCCACTGCCAGAGCTGATGCAGCCTGACGGACGGCGCGGTGAGAGGCTCTACAAAGCAAATGTCCTAGATTCCTTACGCAAGATGGTAGAAGTGCGCTATCCGAGTGTAATTGAAAATATCGAAAACGATGAAGTCGTGCTTAATCATGCGCTAATGCAGGAGAGAGGCTATGTAGTCAGTGAAGTGGAGCGTTTCGTTGGTGAATGTGCACGGTCACTGCGTGGGGTGATTGGCTATATCACACGCACCGAGCTTGAAAAAGGCAGTTTAGACCCGACTGGTAGAATGGCGAAAAACTCTTTTCATCCCACTCGCAGTGGCGATGTCAAGCTCTTACTCAAACCCTACTCCTTTTTGCCTTTGCCCAAACCGGTACAACACATGGCACAGCCTACGATTACGACACAAAAGTCCCCATACTCTTTTGTGGCAAAGGCGTGCGTCAAGGTAAGTTTGCAAGCACTGCGTTTGTAG